From Penicillium psychrofluorescens genome assembly, chromosome: 1, one genomic window encodes:
- a CDS encoding uncharacterized protein (ID:PFLUO_000294-T1.cds;~source:funannotate) has product MSLSMQGSGRESWENSPHIDMRDRCSRESAAHHSKRSHPLRSRWSRLSRRVRHGLSSEKFCPGPGSVERDAECSSDRRALEDALINNPEAQSVLQEGEFGRVDPTGWFPHYKRCVQFFVTTSQHSPIVQSIAAFINIRLPYHQDMGLAVAGTHPRHPAPVPFVSLRPYVRRLIITAQDSPAVLQAFFGHDWEAGVGCIYKQERVNFLFTAKSSGWASTKAAYDILPDEQAPFLRPLRDPSEDEIRAAEARWSEWLAMEDWMVGARSPW; this is encoded by the coding sequence ATGTCGCTGAGCATGCAGGGTTCCGGAAGAGAGTCCTGGGAAAACTCTCCGCATATAGACATGCGCGATCGCTGCTCGCGAGAGTCAGCCGCCCATCACAGTAAGAGATCCCACCCCCTGCGGTCCCGATGGTCCCGCCTTTCGCGCCGGGTGCGCCACGGCCTGAGTTCTGAGAAGTTTTGCCCCGGTCCAGGATCTGTCGAGCGGGATGCTGAATGCTCCTCGGACAGGCGCGCCCTCGAGGATGccctcatcaacaacccaGAGGCCCAGTCTGTCCTGCAGGAAGGCGAGTTTGGCCGCGTGGATCCGACGGGCTGGTTCCCCCACTACAAGCGCTGCGTGCAGTTTTTCGTCACAACCAGCCAGCATTCGCCGATAGTGCAATCCATTGCGGCTTTCATCAACATCCGACTGCCCTATCACCAAGACATGGGCCTTGCTGTCGCCGGTACCCATCCACGTCACCCGGCACCGGTGCCGTTTGTTTCTCTCAGGCCATATGTTCGGCGCCTAATTATCACTGCGCAAGACTCGCCTGCCGTTCTACAGGCGTTCTTCGGGCATGACTGGGAGGCCGGCGTGGGCTGCATTTACAAGCAAGAGCGGGTGAACTTCCTCTTCACTGCCAAGAGCAGTGGGTGGGCCTCGACCAAGGCAGCCTACGACATCTTGCCTGATGAGCAGGCGCCTTTCCTGCGCCCACTGCGGGACCCGTCGGAAGACGAAATCAGAGCAGCCGAGGCGCGGTGGAGCGAATggctggcgatggaggaCTGGATGGTGGGGGCACGCAGTCCCTGGTAG
- a CDS encoding uncharacterized protein (ID:PFLUO_000292-T1.cds;~source:funannotate), with product MQPNHYDLLSQVLEPRAASRMTRDGHQPPRENAGQPRSVSGAAPMRSEDSWIEVSSQPSSSSLSSAATSDDIITTGLRVEHRAGAYHHRSRRRRLQRLAAVTTTQVDYSSRDASLTNSSQEEYEESESESDRVVSSSNEEIGRPRLRAPLPTQPPSSQFDAASSSDEDDASTALGMRISDSPFVPQPNVFTHPPVTQHPSWTRSTDSRRSQPSVLSNSSRRTAIRRDSYPSMGPSRRHPPQHSPYNMISPSHHADHDAALRASLSTLLSCAAAARGIPKPDPQPSTPGPSGAQPSTFRLVGESVAMGEESGGEEPPSSTPYTETSPSIGPPLPRRHQRGPVVSTGPAVSKAKRRSTSPKERGAASKKSRHASITDSTTAVSPTIMTWVISAGVVVLFSAISFSAGYMLGREVGRAEAGIMGDGGVPGARASSAACGQEAVRGGLKRLRWGTAAAGSASMMQS from the exons ATGCAACCAAATCACTACGACCTCCTAAGTCAGGTGCTGGAGCCCAGAGCCGCAAGTCGGATGACGCGCGATGGCCATCAGCCGCCTCGCGAGAACGCTGGTCAGCCACGGTCAGTGTCTGGTGCTGCGCCCATGAGATCAGAGG ACTCCTGGATCGAGGTATCCTcgcaaccatcatcatcatctctaTCATCCGCTGCCACGAGCGATGATATCATTACCACTGGCCTGCGGGTCGAGCATCGCGCGGGCGCATACCATCATCGCAGTCGACGACGCCGTCTGCAACGCCTGGCAGCCGTCACGACGACTCAGGTAGACTACTCCTCGCGCGACGCCAGCCTCACAAACAGCAGCCAGGAGGAATACGAAGAAAGCGAGAGCGAGTCGGATCGGGTTGTCAGCAGTTCCAACGAAGAGATCGGCCGCCCCCGTCTCCGCGCACCTCTCCCCACTCAACCACCTTCATCCCAGTTTGACGCAGCATCAtccagcgatgaagatgacgcCTCCACCGCACTAGGAATGCGCATCAGCGATTCTCCATTCGTGCCTCAGCCCAATGTCTTCACGCACCCGCCTGTCACGCAGCATCCCTCGTGGACTCGGTCGACCGATTCTCGCCGGTCTCAACCCAGTGTCTTGTCGAACTCCAGTCGTCGTACCGCGATTCGAAGAGACTCTTATCCCAGCATGGGTCCGTCGCGCAGACATCCACCTCAACACAGCCCTTATAACATGATATCACCTTCCCACCATGCCGACCACGACGCAGCCCTTCGTGCGAGCCTGTCCACCTTGCTTTCGTGCGCCGCTGCTGCACGAGGGATTCCCAAGCCCGACCCTCAACCTTCGACTCCTGGCCCTTCGGGTGCCCAGCCATCAACATTCCGCCTTGTAGGCGAATCGGTCGCCATGGGAGAGGAAAGTGGCGGCGAAGAGCCACCATCGTCCACTCCGTACACGGAAACCAGCCCATCCATCGGACCACCCCTGCCACGAAGACACCAGCGTGGCCCCGTGGTTTCCACCGGTCCTGCCGTCTCCAAAGCCAAACGTCGGTCTACGTCTCCTAAAGAGCGCGGCGCCGCATCAAAGAAGAGCCGTCATGCCAGCATAACAGACTCAACCACCGCTGTCAGTCCCACGATCATGACGTGGGTCATCAGTGCCGGTGTCGTAGTTCTGTTTTCCGCCATCAGCTTCTCGGCAGGCTACATGCTCGGGCGGGAGGTAGGACGAGCCGAAGCAGGAATTATGGGTGACGGAGGCGTTCCTGGGGCCCGGGCATCATCAGCTGCGTGCGGCCAGGAAGCCGTCCGCGGAGGACTCAAGCGACTACGTTGGGGCACCGCTGCAGCTGGATCGGCCAGCATGATGCAGTCATGA
- a CDS encoding uncharacterized protein (ID:PFLUO_000296-T1.cds;~source:funannotate), which yields MSFGFSIGDIVLCTQIAYRLFSALTEGRKDAPRDLRELEDVLFGLHCSLGHLHDTAETILAKAARQSLEQETSMKQTLGSMIHSCLCTLRELENATAKYREAAQDSPPIPPSQYAIAGISLTQRVRSQAKVQWRRFLWDLKGDSLREFRQKLQLHVDNINMLLSTWTLAITHRIEESEQRQERNVEALLHRASQTDGLLLQLYATKGFLPGHHWYE from the exons ATGTCCTTCGGCTTTTCAATAGGGGACATCGTGCTATGTACCCAGATTGCATATCGGCTATTCTCAGCCCTAACTGAGGGCCGCAAGGATGCACCGCGTGATCTGAGAGAACTTGAAGATGTACTTTTCGGTCTGCATTGTTCTCTTGGCCACCTCCACGATACAGCAGAAACCATCCTGGCAAAGGCTGCTCGTCAATCTTTGGAACAAGAAACGAGTATGAAGCAGACCCTCGGAAGTATGATCCACTCGTGTCTCTGCACTTTGCGCGAGCTTGAGAACGCCACAGCCAAGTAccgagaagcagcgcaagaTTCTCCCCCGATACCACCTTCCCAGTATGCTATTGCTGGAATTTCTCTCACTCAGCGGGTGCGGAGCCAAGCGAAAGTGCAATGGCGAAGGTTTCTGTGGGATCTCAAGGGCGACTCACTACGTGAATTCCGGCAAAAGCTTCAATTGCATGTCGACAATATCAACATGCTCTTGAGCACTTGGACATT AGCTATCACTCATCGCATTGAAGAATCTGAGCAGCGTCAGGAGCGGAACGTGGAAGCGCTGCTTCATCGAGCGTCACAGACGGATGGCTTGCTGTTGCAGCTG TATGCTACCAAGGGTTTCCTGCCGGGCCATCACTGGTACGAATGa
- a CDS encoding uncharacterized protein (ID:PFLUO_000293-T1.cds;~source:funannotate), producing the protein MSVDIVFKMQLARILQLNNPNKFRFLHPTPAMSYKNNYELHSRGSLSSRHSPPPDELLAPLAALYPHVAALQPQYNPNSCTFTGYRHTGYWASAYTTRGLEDPLLSARKDDHQPCRFATKLRRFLSRDDLRYRRRSQATT; encoded by the exons ATGTCTGTAGACATCGTGTTTAAAATGCAGCTGGCTCGCATCCTGCAGctcaacaaccccaacaagTTTCGGTTTCTTCATCCCACGCCAGCCATGAGCTACAAGAACAACTATGAGCTTCAC AGCCGAGGCAGTCTATCTAGCCGCCATTCGCCACCCCCGGACGAACTGCTTGCCCCTTTAGCAGCACTCTACCCGCATGTCGCAGCCCTACAGCCGCAGTACAACCCCAACAGCTGTACTTTTACGGGCTACCGCCACACAGGCTACTGGGCCTCGGCCTATACAACGCGAGGCCTGGAGGACCCATTGTTATCTGCCCGAAAAGATG ACCATCAGCCCTGCCGCTTCGCGACCAAGCTCCGCCGCTTCCTCAGTCGAGATGACCTGAGATACCGGCGACGGTCTCAGGCAACCACATAA
- a CDS encoding uncharacterized protein (ID:PFLUO_000295-T1.cds;~source:funannotate): MTGPAAIEIHEHDAASILPALAAQLPHSATVVRRIQHALVYPSSSAKILATFAPGTPAPEQQPWLAARVDLFRGRETQIVVYSSLEAEHTSNLPITGSDHIVSMLDVSPSALAQVRAQLLALLTYVKTHLLPSYLSFMQETKAKEDLQTHNGVPLIPAPDPHAFLIGSLHTGLFALLQCEPIYSAENPLPGIKVHRFDDPAYSKYFFPREIFGSDSDSALPSGYRYQDRRGRVGLLPAHLDLVQSRTHIPRSSKSLSTMPGVAVYHDPSSAPETIVDDQDEMPIAWAFLGTDGALATLHVEPEHRGRGLALRLSKEVMRRGMAPGGLFGAGSVEIADHQDRLGDWVHTEVAQYNQASRRVMEKIGGKPLTTVTWTVIELLD; encoded by the coding sequence ATGACAGGACCTGCAGCGATTGAAATCCACGAGCACGACGCCGCCAGCATCTTGCCGGCGCTCGCGGCTCAATTGCCGCACTCTGCCACCGTCGTGCGGCGCATCCAACACGCGCTCGTGTACCCTTCCTCTAGTGCCAAGATCCTAGCTACTTTCGCCCCAGGTACTCCAGCCCCTGAGCAACAGCCGTGGCTGGCTGCGCGGGTGGATCTCTTTCGCGGGCGCGAAACTCAGATCGTCGTCTATTCCAGCCTTGAAGCGGAGCACACGTCAAATCTGCCGATCACGGGCTCTGATCATATCGTGTCCATGCTAGATGTCAGCCCGTCGGCACTAGCGCAGGTCCGCGCCCAGCTACTAGCTCTGCTGACATACGTCAAAACGCATTTGCTCCCGTCATACCTGTCATTCATGCAAGAAACCAAGGCAAAGGAGGATCTTCAAACTCACAATGGCGTGCCTTTGATCCCCGCGCCCGATCCACACGCTTTCCTCATTGGTAGCTTGCATACGGGACTTTTTGCGCTGCTCCAATGTGAGCCGATTTACTCGGCGGAGAACCCCTTGCCAGGGATCAAGGTGCATCGCTTCGATGATCCCGCTTACTCAAAATATTTCTTCCCGCGCGAGATCTTCGGCTCGGACAGCGACTCGGCTTTGCCGTCGGGGTACAGATACCAGGACCGCCGTGGAAGGGTTGGCCTCCTCCCGGCACACCTGGATCTGGTCCAGAGTCGTACGCACATCCCCCGCTCCAGCAAGAGTTTGTCTACCATGCCCGGCGTGGCTGTCTATCATGATCCTTCGTCGGCACCAGAGACAATAGTCGATGATCAGGATGAGATGCCTATTGCCTGGGCCTTCCTGGGCACGGACGGCGCGTTGGCTACTTTGCATGTTGAGCCGGAGCATCGCGGTCGGGGTCTGGCGTTGCGGTTGTCCAAGGAAGTAATGCGTCGCGGGATGGCGCCGGGGGGGCTCTTCGGGGCTGGTAGTGTTGAGATTGCCGATCATCAAGATCGACTTGGTGATTGGGTGCATACTGAGGTGGCGCAGTATAACCAGGCGAGTCGGCGTgtcatggagaagattggaGGCAAGCCATTGACCACAGTGACTTGGACAGTGATTGAGCTGCTTGATTGA
- a CDS encoding uncharacterized protein (ID:PFLUO_000291-T1.cds;~source:funannotate) yields the protein MSKTKVSTKAEKPNKTLSKVKDAGVAKASKSSSSKSKAVASKVAAKDEKKNKKKKEPTPSSSESESDSDEDMKDASSSSESESEDEKPAKKEVKKAAAKAAESSESESESSESESEDEKPAPKEVKKTAAKAAESSSESESEEESEEEAPKKAVAKADSSDSSESESESEDEKPAKKDAKKEKAEEDSSSESDSDDSDSSASESDSEDTAKASKKRKADDEPAVTAKKTKTAPAPEGASPNLFVGNLSWNVDEEWLQREFSEFGELSGVRIVTDRDSGRSRGFGYVEFTDAADAAKAMEAKKGTDLDGRTINLDYATGRQNNAQQGGDRVQARARSYGDQTSPASDTLFVGNLPFSASEDALRDVFGEQGSILGIRLPTDQETGRPKGFGYVQFSSVEEAQSAHSAMAGYELEGRAMRLDFSTPRPSNGGDRGGRGGFGGRGGGRGGRGGFGDRGGRGGRGGRGGFGDRGGRGGFNKGKGSIPEYKGTKVTF from the exons ATGTCGAAGACTAAGGTTTCCaccaaggctgagaagccTAACAAGACCTTGAGCAAGGTCAAGGACGCTGGTGTCGCTAAGGCGTCCAAGTCCTCGTCGTCCAAGAGCAAGGCTGTTGCTAGCAAGGTCGCtgccaaggacgagaagaagaacaagaagaagaaggagccTACTCCTAGCagctccgagtccgagtccgatAGCGATGAGGACATGAAGGAtgcctccagcagcagcgagagtgagagcgaggatgagaagcccGCCAagaaggaggtgaagaaggctgctgccaaggctgccgagTCCTCTGAATCCGAGTCGGAGTCTTCTGAGTCCGAGTCGGAGGACGAGAAGCCTGCTCCcaaggaggtgaagaagaccgcTGCCAAGGCCGCTGAGTCTTCCTCCGAATCGGAGTCTGAGGAGGAGTCTGAGGAGGAAGCTCCCAAGAAGGCCGTTGCCAAGGCCGACTCCAGCGACagctccgagtccgagtccgagtccgaggatgagaagccGGCTAAGAAGGAtgccaagaaggagaaggccgaggag gattcctcctccgagTCTGACTCTGATGACTCTGACAGCTCTGCGTCTGAGtccgacagcgaggataCTGCCAAGGCgtccaagaagcgcaaggctgATGACGAGCCTGCCGTGACTgcgaagaagaccaagactgctcctgctcctgagGGCGCCTCGCCCAATCTGTTCGTTGGCAACCTGTCCTGGAACGTCGACGAGGAGTGGCTTCAGCGCGAGTTCTCCGAGTTCGGCGAGCTGTCTGGCGTTCGCATCGTCACTGACCGTGACAGCGGCCGCTCTCGCGG ATTCGGTTACGTCGAGTTCACCGACGCtgccgatgccgccaaggccatggaggccAAGAAGGGTACCGACCTTGATGGCCGTACCATCAACCTCGACTACGCTACTGGCCGCCAGAACAACGCCCAGCAGGGTGGTGACCGCGTCCAGGCTCGTGCTCGCTCCTACGGCGACCAGACCAGCCCCGCCAGCGACACTCTGTTCGTGGGCAACCTGCCGTTCAGCGCTTCCGAGGACGCTCTCCGTGACGTGTTCGGCGAGCAGGGCAGCATCCTGGGCATCCGCCTGCCGACCGACCAAGAGACCGGCCGCCCCAAGGGCTTCGGCTACGTTCAGTTCTCGTCCGTCGAGGAGGCTCAGTCCGCTCACTCGGCTATGGCTGGCTATGAGCTCGAGGGCCGTGCTATGCGCCTGGACTTCAGCACTCCCCGTCCCAGCAACGGTGGCGAccgtggtggtcgtggcggcttcggcggccgtggcggtggccgtggaggccgtggaggctTCGGTGAccgtggtggccgtggcggtcgTGGAGGCCGTGGTGGTTTCGGCGACCGtggtggccgcggtggcttcaacaagggcaagggcagcATCCCTGAGTACAAGGGCACCAAGGTTACTTTCTAA
- a CDS encoding uncharacterized protein (ID:PFLUO_000290-T1.cds;~source:funannotate) — MAPSTPSSHRPRRKKLHTTTPTTAATTTTPRLNNNLILHVGAGKQVPAFPLVSFLWAARAGVSQWLILPLTLMVVGLFRWAVGLWGYSGFQVPPMHGDFEAQRHWMELTIHLPTFKWYLYDLQYWGLDYPPLTAYHSWLVGKIGSAVDPTWFALDASRGFEHPNLKIFMRATVMISEYLVYIPAVVNFLRRFTRMQGVHAWSASIALVAILLQPATILIDHGHFQYNTVMLGLMVASLDAILAGRMLWACIFFVGALGFKQMALYYAPVMFAYLLGVCVFPRIRVLRLIGIALITIAAFTLLFAPLLVGATSAEARKAFSVAQPPPLLQSLPIAVDKNSVVYAVLFQLTQTIHRVFPFARGLFEDKVANAWCAIHTFYKLNRFDTGLLQKASLGATVVSIFLPCVIIFRHPRASLLLPALACVSWGFFLFSFQVHEKSVLLPLLPMTLLLAGDGGLSKEIRAWVGWANVLGSWTMYPLLKREELRVPYIVMTLLWAYLIGLPIFSWETYRNRGTPELWTLTKLVHFSFFLAMIAWHVLEAWVPPPTRKPDLWVVLNALIGAAGFGIAYLWCLWKLICQSWPNSRSPAKEIGLKKRQ, encoded by the exons ATGGCCCCTTCAACCCCATCGTCGCATCGGCCGCGTCGCAAAAAGCTCCACACgaccactcccaccaccgccgcgaCCACTACCACGCCTCGCTTGAACAACAACCTCATTCTTCATGTGGGAGCGGGAAAACAGGTGCCTGCCTTCCCACTGGTCTCGTTTCTCTGGGCGGCCCGAGCGGGTGTTTCGCAATGGCTGATCCTGCCTCTCACGCTCATGGTCGTCGGTCTCTTCCGGTGGGCAGTTGGGCTCTGGGGCTACTCGG GCTTCCAGGTTCCACCGATGCATGGAGACTTTGAGGCACAGCGACACTGGATGGAGCTCACCATCCACCTACCCACCTTCAAGTGGTATCTCTATGACCTGCAGTACTGGGGACTCGACTACCCTCCCTTGACTGCATATCACAGCTGGCTAGTGGGCAAGAT TGGCTCTGCCGTTGATCCCACCTGGTTTGCCCTGGACGCCTCCCGTGGCTTTGAACATCCTAACCTGAAAATCTTCATGCGCGCCACCGTCATGATCTCCGAGTACCTGGTCTACATCCCCGCTGTCGTCAATTTCCTCCGCCGGTTCACTCGGATGCAGGGCGTCCATGCATGGTCTGCCTCGATTGCGCTGGTTGCCATTCTCCTCCAGCCTGCGACCATCCTCATAGACCATGGTCATTTCCAATACAACACAGTTATGCTGGGATTGATGGTTGCCAGCTTGGATGCTATCCTGGCCGGTCGCATGCTCTGGGCCTGCATCTTTTTCGTCGGTGCATTGGGATTCAAGCAGATGGCCCTCTACTATGCTCCGGTTATGTTCGCCTATCTCCTGGGCGTCTGCGTGTTCCCCCGGATTCGGGTGCTCCGGCTTATTGGTATTGCTCTTATCACGATCGCCGCGTTCACCCTCCTTTTCGCCCCTCTTCTGGTCGGTGCAACGAGTGCTGAGGCTCGGAAGGCGTTTTCTGTGGCTCAGCCCCCGCCCTTGCTTCAGTCACTGCCCATTGCGGTGGACAAGAACTCCGTGGTATACGCGGTTCTCTTTCAGCTGACACAAACCATCCACCGAGTGTTTCCCTTCGCTCGGGGTCTGTTCGAGGACAAAGTCGCCAACGCGTGGTGCGCCATCCATACGTTCTACAAGCTGAACCGTTTCGATACCGGACTGCTTCAGAAAGCCTCGCTCGGAGCTACAGTGGTCTCGATTTTCCTCCCCTgcgtcatcatcttccggcACCCGCGTGCGTCCCTGCTCCTCCCCGCTCTGGCCTGTGTCTCTTGGGGATTCTTTCTGTTCTCCTTCCAGGTACACGAGAAGAGTGTCTTGCTGCCCCTCCTTCCCATGACCCTTCTTCTGgccggagatggtggtcTGAGTAAGGAGATCCGCGCATGGGTGGGCTGGGCCAACGTCCTGGGCTCATGGACCATGTACCCGCTGCTGAAGCGCGAAGAGCTCCGCGTGCCGTACATCGTTATGACTCTTCTGTGGGCCTATCTCATCGGTCTTCCCATTTTCTCCTGGGAGACATACCGTAACCGAGGCACACCGGAACTCTGGACGCTCACCAAACTGGTGCATTTCAGCTTCTTTCTTGCCATGATTGCCTGGCACGTCCTTGAAGCGTGGGTGCCTCCGCCAACGAGAAAGCCGGATCTGTGGGTCGTCTTGAACGCCCTCATCGGTGCCGCCGGCTTCGGAATCGCCTACCTATGGTGCTTGTGGAAGTTGATCTGCCAAAGCTGgcccaacagccgcagcCCGGCCAAGGAGATTGGTCTGAAGAAGCGGCAGTGA
- a CDS encoding uncharacterized protein (ID:PFLUO_000289-T1.cds;~source:funannotate) → MAPPKVFSLEGKGLKLDTAENIEAHIKPLVESTDYTEIHFGGNTLGVGASERLGAVLATQKNLEVADFADIFTSRLLSEIPPALTSLLNAILEIPAVHTVNLSDNAFGLNTQAPLVDFLSRHIPLRHLILNNNGLGPHAGTLVADALSKLAERKEEARKAGKEVALLESIVCGRNRLENGSMEAWARAYEKHAAGIKSVKMTQNGIRQEGISHLLQNGLRHASALEVLDLQDNTFTVMGSTALAMVLPGWPELRELGVGDCLLSARGGVKVAQALGMNQNQKLQTLRLQYNEMKAESVKQFAFSAKTALPGLRRVELNGNIFSEEDPHIVDLRELLEGRQKEHGTDEDPEDSWGLDELDELEEESSDEEEEEEDEEAEEEEEDERKAEKDLKDTERAEEEKVAQKQDKDVDELAEALGKTSV, encoded by the coding sequence ATGGCCCCTCCAAAGGTTTTCTCGCTCGAAGGCAAAGGCCTCAAACTCGACACCGCGGAGAATATCGAGGCCCACATCAAGCCTCTCGTCGAGAGCACTGACTACACGGAGATTCATTTCGGCGGTAATACCCTGGGTGTGGGTGCCTCGGAGCGACTGGGCGCTGTGCTCGCGACCCAAAAGAACCTTGAAGTTGCCGATTTCGCCGACATCTTCACTTCTCGCCTGCTGTCGGAGATCCCTCCCGCCCTGACCTCCCTCCTAAACGCAATCCTCGAGATCCCAGCCGTCCACACCGTCAACCTATCTGACAATGCCTTCGGTCTCAACACACAGGCGCCCCTCGTTGACTTTCTTTCGCGCCACATCCCGCTCCGCCATCTGATCCTTAACAACAACGGACTGGGTCCCCATGCGGGCACGCTGGTGGCCGATGCCCTGAGCAAACTCGCGGAGCGCAAGGAGGAGGCCCGTAAGGCCGGCAAGGaggtggcgctgctggagagcattgtcTGTGGACGGAACCGCTTGGAGAATGGCAGCATGGAAGCATGGGCGCGTGCCTATGAGAAACACGCGGCTGGTATCAAATCCGTGAAGATGACCCAGAACGGTATTCGGCAGGAGGGTATTTCGCATCTGTTGCAGAACGGTCTCCGCCACGCAAGCGCCCTCGAGGTCCTGGACTTGCAGGACAATACCTTTACCGTTATGGGATCTACGGCTTTGGCCATGGTCCTTCCGGGCTGGCCCGAACTGCGCGAACTGGGCGTTGGTGACTGCCTGCTGTCTGCCCGTGGTGGTGTCAAGGTCGCTCAGGCTCTGGGGAtgaaccagaaccagaagCTCCAGACTCTGCGGCTGCAGTACAACGAGATGAAGGCGGAGAGTGTGAAGCAATTTGCCTTTTCGGCCAAGACAGCGCTGCCCGGTCTGCGCCGCGTGGAACTCAATGGAAACATCTTCTCGGAGGAGGATCCTCACATTGTGGATCTGCGTGAGCTGTTGGAGGGTCGTCAGAAGGAGCACGGCACTGATGAAGACCCGGAGGATAGCTGGGGTcttgacgagctggacgagctcgaggaggagagtagcgacgaagaagaagaggaggaggatgaggaggcggaggaggaagaagaagatgagcgcaaggccgagaaggatcTGAAGGACACCGAacgcgccgaggaggagaaggttGCGCAGAAGCAGGACAAGGAcgtcgacgagctggccgaGGCCCTAGGCAAGACTAGTGTTTAG